From Thermosinus carboxydivorans Nor1, a single genomic window includes:
- a CDS encoding efflux RND transporter permease subunit — protein sequence MGIATFIKRPVFTTMLVLLLVVFGLNSYPSLGIDLYPDVEFPIVNVTVTYTGASPEEMESLITKPIEDAVSSVSGIKTLSSVSREGVSQVTLEFEFGTNPKLAANEVREKVAGVRRRLPDQIDEPVVQRYDITAQPIIYFSLSSDTRSRNEIRKLAVDIVKDELQRLDGVAEVNVYGATEREILLYADPKKLEAYGITFQQILDIVNSQNLNTPGGRVNEKGTELTVRTLGKFKNVEDIKNIIVANQDGRLIRLGDVVNVVDGWGEERVHARTNGTPSVLVAVQKQSGTNTVDVAERAKKAMQRMQSTVLPPDIKVTIVRDSSTYIRDSVEDVMVSLFFGGLLAVIITFLFLQNIRATIIGAIAIPTSVIATFFLMKAMNFTLNNMSLMGLSLAVGILIDDAIVVIENIFRHLEEGKSAMQAARDGTAEIALAVLATTFSILAVFVPVGNMGLVIGQFFKQFGLTVAFAVAFSLFVAFTLTPMLSAYWLKASHGEAGKLKGGWRWLQNILDAWERGFVSLRQVYQDVLRWALQRPKKIVAVALLSLFLNVLLLPFLGVEFQPTYDSGEFNINMAAPAGTSLEKMRELVGPVEKEVLAIPELEAAYMVVGANRQVYKSFIGVRLIPASERSRSMNQIMDELRVKFRDVPGLKISVTNNQGIGRGDSRPVQVAIRGPELEVLNHYAYELAEQLRQIPGTADVDISSEQQEPEIQIRLDPARMGDVGIDATAAGNVIQMAFLGLTTKNQYNVADSDYNIRVQMAPENRLNIEDVANLRISTKTGTFVRLADIADVRLASGPTQIDREARQRQVIVYANTVGVSAGEIINKVKEIVPTLNLPLGYSYKFVGQAQTMQESFQEIAKALILAVVLIYMVLAAEFESFVHPFTIMLSLPFSLIGAILGLLVSGKTINIMSLIGVIMLMGLVTKNAILLVDYTNQLRSRGMGITEALVEAGAVRLRPILMTTMAMIFGMLPVALGIGAGAELRSSMGVVLIGGLITSTFLTLIVVPLVYLLVDRLQNYFKKKEPANAVQA from the coding sequence GTGGGGATTGCTACCTTTATCAAACGCCCGGTCTTTACTACCATGCTGGTTCTCCTGCTTGTAGTATTCGGCCTGAATTCATATCCTTCACTTGGTATTGACCTTTATCCCGATGTCGAGTTCCCCATCGTGAACGTTACCGTTACCTATACAGGTGCTTCACCGGAAGAAATGGAGAGCCTGATTACGAAGCCGATCGAGGATGCCGTCAGCTCGGTTTCCGGCATAAAAACCTTGTCATCGGTTTCGCGGGAAGGCGTCTCGCAAGTGACGCTGGAATTTGAATTTGGCACCAATCCCAAATTAGCTGCCAACGAAGTACGGGAAAAGGTAGCCGGCGTACGTCGCCGCCTGCCGGATCAAATCGACGAGCCGGTAGTGCAGCGGTATGATATTACTGCCCAGCCTATTATTTATTTCAGCCTTTCTTCCGATACGCGCAGTCGCAATGAGATCCGCAAGCTGGCCGTCGATATTGTAAAAGACGAATTGCAGCGCCTGGATGGCGTGGCGGAAGTAAACGTTTACGGTGCTACCGAGCGGGAAATTCTCCTTTATGCTGATCCGAAAAAACTTGAGGCCTATGGCATCACGTTCCAGCAGATTTTGGATATAGTCAACAGCCAGAACCTTAACACGCCTGGCGGCCGGGTAAACGAAAAAGGTACGGAGCTGACGGTAAGAACACTGGGCAAGTTTAAAAATGTTGAAGATATCAAAAACATTATTGTGGCTAATCAAGACGGGCGGCTAATACGGCTTGGCGATGTCGTAAACGTAGTGGACGGCTGGGGCGAAGAGCGGGTCCACGCCCGTACTAATGGGACACCAAGCGTTTTGGTAGCTGTCCAGAAACAGTCAGGAACCAACACGGTGGATGTAGCGGAACGGGCGAAGAAGGCGATGCAGCGTATGCAAAGTACCGTTTTGCCGCCTGATATTAAAGTCACGATAGTCCGCGATAGCTCTACTTATATCCGGGACAGCGTGGAAGATGTCATGGTGTCGCTTTTCTTTGGCGGTCTGCTGGCCGTTATAATTACTTTCCTGTTTCTGCAGAACATCCGCGCGACCATCATCGGGGCCATTGCTATTCCCACATCCGTTATCGCCACCTTCTTCCTCATGAAAGCGATGAACTTCACCCTTAACAATATGTCGCTCATGGGGCTTAGCTTGGCCGTTGGCATCCTGATTGACGATGCCATTGTCGTCATCGAAAACATCTTCCGCCACCTGGAGGAAGGGAAATCGGCCATGCAGGCAGCCCGTGACGGTACGGCGGAAATCGCGTTGGCCGTCTTAGCTACGACCTTCTCTATCCTTGCTGTCTTCGTGCCGGTAGGCAATATGGGGCTGGTCATCGGCCAGTTCTTTAAACAGTTTGGTTTGACCGTTGCTTTTGCCGTAGCTTTTTCGCTGTTTGTCGCCTTTACTTTGACGCCCATGCTTTCCGCCTACTGGCTTAAGGCTAGCCACGGTGAAGCGGGAAAACTCAAGGGCGGTTGGCGTTGGCTGCAGAATATTCTTGATGCCTGGGAGCGCGGCTTTGTCAGCCTGCGCCAGGTTTATCAGGACGTTCTGCGCTGGGCGCTCCAGCGGCCGAAAAAAATCGTAGCCGTCGCCCTGCTGTCCTTGTTCCTCAATGTCCTTTTGCTCCCGTTCTTAGGGGTTGAGTTTCAACCAACCTATGACTCCGGTGAATTTAACATCAATATGGCGGCCCCGGCCGGCACATCCCTGGAAAAGATGCGGGAATTAGTTGGGCCGGTGGAAAAGGAAGTGCTTGCTATACCGGAGCTTGAGGCGGCGTACATGGTTGTTGGTGCCAACCGGCAGGTATATAAATCGTTTATTGGCGTTCGCTTAATCCCCGCAAGTGAACGGTCGCGCTCGATGAACCAGATTATGGATGAACTGCGGGTAAAGTTCCGTGATGTGCCGGGCTTGAAAATTTCCGTAACCAATAACCAGGGGATTGGGCGCGGTGATTCCCGTCCCGTCCAGGTGGCTATCCGCGGTCCCGAACTGGAAGTGCTTAACCACTACGCTTATGAATTGGCTGAACAACTGCGGCAAATCCCCGGTACTGCCGACGTGGATATTTCCAGTGAGCAGCAGGAACCGGAGATTCAGATTCGCTTGGATCCGGCGCGCATGGGCGATGTAGGCATTGACGCTACTGCCGCCGGCAACGTTATTCAAATGGCGTTTTTGGGGCTGACGACCAAGAACCAGTACAACGTGGCCGACAGCGATTATAACATTCGCGTCCAAATGGCGCCGGAAAACCGCCTTAACATTGAAGATGTTGCCAACTTGCGTATTTCCACCAAAACGGGCACTTTTGTGCGGCTTGCGGATATTGCCGATGTCCGTCTGGCATCTGGTCCGACGCAGATTGACCGGGAAGCGCGTCAGCGTCAGGTCATCGTGTACGCCAACACGGTCGGCGTATCAGCCGGCGAAATAATTAATAAAGTTAAAGAAATTGTGCCGACGCTTAATTTGCCGCTTGGCTATTCCTATAAGTTCGTAGGCCAAGCGCAGACTATGCAGGAATCTTTCCAGGAGATTGCTAAAGCGCTGATATTGGCAGTGGTCCTAATTTACATGGTCTTGGCCGCGGAATTTGAAAGTTTTGTCCATCCTTTTACGATAATGCTGTCACTGCCATTTTCATTGATAGGTGCTATCTTGGGACTGCTTGTTTCTGGCAAAACGATTAATATTATGTCTTTAATCGGCGTAATCATGTTAATGGGTTTGGTGACAAAAAACGCGATTTTGCTGGTAGATTATACCAATCAACTTCGCTCGCGCGGAATGGGCATCACCGAAGCCCTGGTGGAAGCTGGCGCAGTACGGCTTAGGCCAATCCTCATGACGACGATGGCGATGATATTTGGCATGTTGCCCGTGGCTCTTGGCATTGGCGCCGGCGCCGAGCTTCGTTCTTCCATGGGTGTCGTGCTCATCGGAGGTCTAATTACCTCTACTTTCTTGACCCTGATAGTTGTTCCTCTTGTCTACTTATTGGTTGACCGTCTCCAAAACTACTTTAAAAAGAAAGAACCGGCAAATGCTGTGCAGGCATAA
- a CDS encoding efflux RND transporter periplasmic adaptor subunit, with the protein MASRKKTLYIVMAITLVLVGIIGYRIYANLAANKERAGRVSQGRVVTVEVASVARRDIVPVMSFSGNLEPAWSADISAKVDGRIDRMLVEEGDFVKAGQIIAVLDTNELAAQVMQAEGNLLAARAGLEQAELDLARTEALFKQGAVSVQALDTARIKRDLAFGQVKAAEGNLALLTARLDNANIVAPRDGIVTKRYLQSGYYVKAGSPIINLADVTSLLAKATVGEAQVSELAVGLPVKIKISALGDKEFSGTVTRISPAAAMPARTFTAEVTIPNKNGEIKAGMFAKVSIPAKVKKSVLAVPESALVMREDQKTVYVVKDNNTVQQVVLKIGYVADGWAEVLEGLKEGDRIVVSGQNKLRDGVSIKIAAAGEAKAGDQ; encoded by the coding sequence TTGGCATCGAGGAAAAAAACTTTATACATTGTAATGGCGATTACGCTTGTTTTGGTCGGTATTATCGGTTACCGCATTTATGCTAATCTCGCTGCCAATAAAGAACGAGCCGGGCGTGTGTCCCAGGGGCGGGTGGTTACGGTCGAAGTGGCCAGTGTCGCGCGTCGGGATATCGTACCGGTTATGAGCTTTTCTGGTAACCTGGAACCAGCGTGGTCGGCGGATATTTCCGCGAAAGTGGACGGCCGCATTGACCGGATGCTGGTTGAGGAGGGCGATTTTGTCAAGGCCGGTCAGATAATCGCTGTGTTGGATACTAATGAGCTGGCGGCACAGGTCATGCAGGCCGAAGGTAATTTACTCGCGGCCCGGGCCGGACTAGAGCAGGCGGAGCTAGACCTTGCCCGCACCGAGGCGCTTTTTAAACAAGGAGCGGTATCGGTGCAGGCTTTGGACACGGCCAGAATAAAACGGGATCTGGCTTTCGGACAGGTTAAAGCGGCGGAGGGCAACCTAGCCCTGCTTACGGCCCGTCTTGACAACGCCAATATTGTGGCGCCGCGGGATGGCATTGTAACCAAGCGATATCTGCAGTCCGGATATTATGTCAAAGCCGGTTCGCCTATCATTAATCTTGCCGATGTGACAAGTTTACTGGCTAAAGCAACCGTTGGCGAGGCGCAGGTGAGCGAATTGGCCGTCGGATTGCCTGTTAAGATAAAAATCAGTGCTCTGGGGGATAAAGAGTTTTCCGGTACAGTTACGCGCATTTCGCCCGCCGCGGCGATGCCCGCACGGACCTTTACGGCCGAAGTTACTATTCCGAATAAAAATGGGGAGATTAAAGCCGGTATGTTTGCTAAAGTCAGCATTCCGGCAAAGGTTAAGAAAAGTGTGCTGGCTGTACCGGAAAGCGCTTTGGTAATGCGGGAAGATCAGAAAACCGTCTATGTCGTAAAAGACAACAATACGGTACAGCAGGTAGTCTTGAAAATAGGTTATGTCGCCGATGGCTGGGCCGAAGTGCTGGAGGGGCTTAAAGAAGGCGACCGTATTGTCGTCAGCGGCCAAAATAAGCTGCGGGACGGTGTATCCATAAAAATAGCCGCCGCCGGCGAAGCCAAGGCAGGTGACCAGTAG
- a CDS encoding TldD/PmbA family protein has product MLDRKILGEVLDAALKRGGDFADIFIEKRVTTLVACEENRIERIKSGLDIGAGIRLLYGDTTAYAYTNKITKEELINLADIVSRAAKHGGGEITVNLKKIVSDLNPAAEILPTEVSIDDKVAVVETVNKAARAVDERIKQVMVVYGDVVQDVTIANSLGRWVEDRRVRTRLSVNAIAADGEQIQTGFESVGATRGFELMHSYDCAGLGQVAANRAIAMLEAKPAPAGKMAVVMAGEAGGTMVHEACGHGLEADLVQKGLSVYAGRKGEMVASELVTVVDDGTIPGKYGTLRFDDEGFPTQKTTLIENGVLKNYMYDYLTATRDKVTPTGNGRRESFEHKPIPRMRNTYIAPGKDDPDSIIKSIKNGLLVRKMGGGQVNTVNGDFVFDVAEGYLIKDGEIAHAVRGATLTGNGPQVLQMVDMVGSDLGFTIGTCGKDGQGAPVSDAQPTMRIPEIIVGGTAHEAAAGPRLRRSEQGAASPVNWRIRRL; this is encoded by the coding sequence ATGCTGGACCGCAAAATACTTGGCGAGGTGCTGGACGCCGCGCTTAAGCGCGGTGGCGACTTTGCCGATATTTTTATTGAGAAGAGGGTTACGACGTTGGTCGCCTGCGAGGAAAACCGCATTGAGCGAATCAAGTCGGGTCTTGATATCGGAGCCGGGATACGGCTTCTTTACGGTGATACCACCGCTTATGCCTATACAAACAAAATAACGAAAGAGGAACTTATCAATCTTGCCGATATAGTAAGCCGTGCCGCTAAGCATGGCGGGGGCGAGATCACGGTAAACTTAAAAAAAATTGTTTCCGATCTCAACCCGGCGGCGGAAATTTTGCCTACTGAGGTGTCCATCGACGATAAAGTCGCTGTCGTTGAGACTGTGAACAAAGCGGCCCGGGCGGTAGACGAAAGGATTAAACAGGTTATGGTGGTTTATGGTGATGTTGTTCAGGATGTCACCATTGCCAACTCCTTGGGTCGGTGGGTTGAGGACCGGCGGGTGCGAACAAGACTGTCGGTCAACGCAATTGCTGCCGACGGGGAGCAAATCCAAACCGGCTTCGAATCGGTCGGCGCTACCCGGGGATTTGAGCTTATGCATAGCTATGATTGTGCTGGCCTGGGTCAAGTAGCGGCCAACCGCGCCATTGCCATGCTGGAAGCCAAACCGGCGCCGGCAGGTAAGATGGCGGTTGTCATGGCTGGCGAAGCGGGCGGCACGATGGTGCACGAGGCCTGCGGACATGGCTTGGAGGCCGATTTGGTGCAAAAAGGGTTGTCGGTATACGCAGGCCGTAAAGGCGAAATGGTGGCATCAGAATTAGTGACGGTTGTTGATGACGGCACGATCCCGGGCAAATACGGGACGCTGCGTTTTGATGACGAGGGTTTTCCGACGCAAAAGACCACGCTGATTGAAAATGGTGTACTGAAGAATTACATGTATGACTATCTCACGGCGACAAGGGACAAGGTGACGCCAACCGGCAACGGACGGCGAGAGTCTTTTGAGCACAAGCCCATTCCCCGTATGCGCAATACCTATATTGCTCCTGGCAAGGACGACCCGGATAGCATTATCAAATCGATTAAAAACGGACTGCTGGTCAGGAAGATGGGCGGGGGCCAGGTCAATACGGTCAACGGTGATTTTGTGTTTGACGTCGCAGAGGGCTATCTTATCAAGGACGGTGAAATTGCTCACGCCGTCCGGGGCGCGACTCTGACGGGCAATGGGCCACAGGTGCTGCAAATGGTTGATATGGTAGGCAGTGATTTAGGCTTTACCATCGGCACCTGCGGCAAAGACGGTCAAGGCGCTCCTGTTTCTGACGCACAGCCGACGATGCGCATCCCGGAAATAATAGTCGGCGGCACTGCACATGAAGCCGCGGCCGGTCCCAGGTTGCGGCGGAGTGAACAGGGGGCGGCAAGTCCGGTAAACTGGCGGATACGGCGACTATGA